A genomic window from Agrobacterium tumefaciens includes:
- a CDS encoding extracellular solute-binding protein: MTIWHAGASLSGRLTGFATTTSIALMLGTASASAATVVKWMHVELDPKAVAVWEEIAKDFETKHPDVDVQLQFLENEAFKAKLPTLLQSNDVPDFFYSWGGGVLEEQSKTGALKDLTEVFDADGGKLRQAYNASAIDGLSFDGKVWAVPYKVSLVSFFYNKELFAKAGVKAEDIKSWDDLGATVKKIKEAGIVPIAGGGGEKWPIHFYWSYLVMRNGGQAVFDAARKGEGEGFMDPAIIKAGEQLAEFGKLEPFQPGYLGSTWPQALGVFGDGKAAMILGFDNTEANQRKNAGDGKGLAADNIGRFAFPAVEGGAGKATDTLGGLNGWAVTKNASKEAIDFATFLTSKESEEKMAAAGMILPVATGADGAVKNPLLADSAKQLAGSTWHQNFFDQTLGAAVGRVVNDVSVEIVSGQMSAEEGAKQIQDAFELR, translated from the coding sequence ATGACGATTTGGCACGCAGGCGCAAGCCTGAGCGGCAGGCTGACAGGCTTTGCCACAACGACAAGCATTGCTCTCATGCTCGGCACCGCCAGCGCCTCGGCCGCGACGGTGGTTAAATGGATGCATGTGGAACTCGACCCGAAAGCCGTGGCCGTCTGGGAGGAGATTGCCAAGGATTTCGAGACAAAGCACCCCGATGTGGATGTGCAGTTGCAATTCCTGGAAAACGAAGCCTTCAAGGCGAAGTTGCCGACTTTGCTGCAATCCAATGACGTTCCGGATTTTTTCTATAGCTGGGGCGGCGGCGTTCTTGAGGAACAGTCCAAAACCGGTGCGCTGAAGGATCTGACCGAGGTTTTCGACGCCGATGGCGGCAAGCTGCGGCAGGCCTATAATGCTTCGGCGATCGACGGACTGTCTTTCGATGGCAAGGTCTGGGCCGTACCTTACAAGGTCAGCCTCGTCAGCTTCTTTTATAACAAGGAGTTGTTTGCCAAGGCCGGCGTGAAGGCGGAAGACATCAAGAGCTGGGACGATCTTGGCGCCACGGTCAAAAAGATCAAGGAAGCCGGCATCGTGCCGATTGCCGGTGGCGGCGGTGAAAAATGGCCGATCCATTTCTACTGGAGCTACCTCGTCATGCGCAATGGCGGGCAGGCCGTGTTCGATGCCGCCCGCAAGGGTGAGGGCGAGGGTTTCATGGATCCGGCCATCATCAAGGCCGGCGAGCAGCTGGCCGAGTTCGGCAAGCTGGAACCCTTCCAGCCCGGCTATCTCGGCTCCACCTGGCCGCAGGCGCTCGGCGTCTTCGGTGACGGCAAGGCGGCGATGATCCTCGGTTTTGACAATACCGAAGCCAACCAGCGCAAGAATGCCGGTGATGGCAAAGGACTTGCCGCCGACAATATCGGCCGCTTCGCATTCCCCGCCGTCGAAGGCGGTGCCGGTAAGGCCACCGATACGCTGGGCGGCCTGAACGGCTGGGCAGTCACGAAAAACGCATCCAAGGAAGCGATCGATTTCGCGACATTCCTGACCAGCAAGGAAAGTGAAGAGAAGATGGCGGCCGCTGGCATGATCCTGCCCGTTGCGACGGGTGCGGATGGTGCGGTCAAGAACCCGCTGTTGGCGGATTCGGCCAAGCAGCTTGCCGGTTCCACCTGGCACCAGAACTTCTTTGATCAGACGCTGGGCGCTGCCGTCGGCCGCGTCGTCAATGATGTCTCCGTCGAGATCGTCTCCGGCCAGATGAGCGCGGAAGAGGGTGCCAAGCAAATTCAGGATGCTTTCGAGCTTCGCTGA
- a CDS encoding amidase, whose translation MAHRGRNIAQLSVLIQSGHLDPCALAEETLDAIGKEDDRAIFVGLTAARAMSEAEAASRRIREGRSLGVLDGIPVAWKDLFDIEGMATTAGSTVLAGDAPALRDADVVTALKRAGMVCVGRTNMSEFAFSGLGINPHYGTPRNPASTDGHRLPGGSSSGAGVVVAAGLVPVAIGTDTGGSVRIPAAFNGVVGYKASRGRYSMRGVYPLAKSLDSLGPLTRTVQDAVWVDAAMRGRAAADLARKPLAGLSLVVPETVFFDGIEEGVADAFEQAVERLSRAGASVRRQAFPIFSQLFDLIREKGALVTAEAFALHKTRLEGADAARMDPRVVARTRLGANISMPDYIGIMEARERMTAAFSEMIGKDELLVSPTLPHVAARVAPLLDDDDAFFAMNAKTLRNTQIGNFFDLCGVSIPCGTGEAGMPVGLLLSGLHGADEHVLGVAMAAEEIVRG comes from the coding sequence ATGGCTCACAGAGGTAGAAACATCGCTCAGCTTTCCGTTCTCATCCAGAGCGGTCATCTCGATCCATGCGCCCTGGCGGAAGAGACGCTGGATGCGATCGGCAAAGAGGACGATCGGGCAATTTTTGTTGGCCTGACGGCGGCGCGGGCCATGTCGGAAGCGGAGGCAGCCTCCAGACGCATCCGCGAGGGACGCTCCTTGGGTGTGCTCGACGGTATTCCGGTGGCCTGGAAGGATCTTTTCGATATTGAAGGCATGGCGACCACGGCCGGATCGACCGTGCTGGCGGGCGATGCGCCTGCCTTGCGTGACGCCGATGTGGTGACGGCGCTGAAAAGGGCCGGAATGGTCTGTGTCGGCCGCACCAATATGAGCGAGTTTGCGTTTTCCGGTCTCGGTATCAACCCGCATTACGGCACGCCGCGCAATCCGGCCTCCACGGATGGTCACCGTCTGCCGGGCGGTTCGTCCTCCGGTGCAGGCGTTGTCGTGGCCGCAGGTCTTGTGCCGGTGGCGATTGGCACGGATACCGGCGGATCGGTGCGCATTCCCGCCGCCTTCAATGGTGTGGTGGGGTATAAGGCAAGCCGTGGCCGTTATTCGATGCGCGGTGTTTATCCGCTCGCGAAAAGCCTCGATTCGCTCGGGCCGCTGACCCGCACCGTACAGGATGCCGTCTGGGTGGATGCCGCCATGCGTGGCAGGGCTGCTGCCGATCTGGCACGTAAGCCTCTTGCCGGCCTGTCGCTCGTCGTCCCGGAAACGGTATTTTTCGACGGTATCGAGGAGGGCGTCGCAGATGCTTTCGAACAGGCGGTGGAGCGGCTCTCCCGTGCGGGCGCCTCAGTGCGGCGGCAGGCATTCCCGATCTTTTCGCAATTGTTCGATCTTATCAGGGAAAAGGGCGCGCTGGTGACGGCGGAGGCTTTTGCCCTGCACAAGACGCGGCTGGAAGGCGCGGATGCTGCGCGGATGGACCCGCGTGTGGTGGCGAGAACCAGGCTTGGCGCCAATATCTCCATGCCCGACTATATTGGCATTATGGAAGCGCGTGAACGCATGACGGCGGCGTTTTCCGAAATGATCGGAAAGGACGAACTGCTGGTCTCGCCGACATTGCCGCATGTCGCCGCCAGGGTCGCGCCGCTTCTCGATGATGACGATGCCTTTTTTGCCATGAATGCAAAGACCCTGCGCAACACCCAGATCGGCAATTTTTTCGATCTCTGCGGCGTTTCCATTCCGTGCGGAACAGGTGAGGCGGGAATGCCGGTTGGTTTGCTGCTTTCTGGCCTGCATGGTGCGGATGAGCATGTGCTGGGTGTTGCGATGGCTGCGGAAGAGATCGTTCGGGGCTGA
- a CDS encoding carbohydrate ABC transporter permease has translation MTDTSTSVRMPLQTKLYLYISLSLIAAIVLIPLLTTALGGFKTLGDLRVNPFGIPAEWQWANYGDILFGKRYWLQIFNSLVIALLTVFLTLTVSAMAAFTFAHVKFFGSSFLLNYFLLGLMFPAATAILPLFIRIRDLGLLDTYWGVVLPQVAFGLGMSILLFRNYFRNLPEELFQAAFVDGCGYLRFFWHISLPLSRPIVATVGIVSFVGSWNSYILPLIMLNSESKYPWPLGIMVYRGEFGTEWQLVLAFITLTILPTVIVFFLAQKHIIAGLTAGAVKS, from the coding sequence ATGACTGACACATCCACCTCCGTCCGCATGCCGCTGCAAACCAAGCTTTATCTCTATATATCGCTGAGCCTGATCGCGGCCATCGTGCTCATCCCGTTGCTCACCACCGCACTTGGTGGCTTCAAGACGCTGGGAGACCTGCGCGTCAACCCGTTCGGCATTCCGGCGGAATGGCAATGGGCCAATTACGGCGATATTCTCTTCGGCAAACGTTACTGGCTGCAGATTTTCAATTCGCTGGTCATCGCGCTGTTGACGGTGTTCCTGACGCTCACCGTTTCGGCCATGGCGGCCTTCACCTTCGCGCATGTGAAGTTCTTCGGCTCGTCATTCCTGCTCAATTATTTCCTGCTGGGGCTGATGTTCCCGGCGGCCACCGCCATCCTGCCGCTGTTCATCCGCATCCGCGATCTCGGCCTGCTCGATACCTATTGGGGTGTGGTGCTGCCGCAGGTGGCCTTCGGGCTTGGCATGAGCATTCTCCTGTTTCGCAATTATTTCCGCAATCTGCCGGAGGAACTGTTTCAGGCCGCCTTTGTGGATGGCTGCGGGTACCTGCGCTTCTTCTGGCACATTTCCCTGCCGCTCTCGCGGCCCATCGTCGCCACCGTTGGCATCGTTTCCTTCGTTGGCAGCTGGAACAGCTATATCCTGCCGCTGATCATGCTGAATTCTGAATCGAAATATCCCTGGCCGCTCGGCATCATGGTTTATCGTGGCGAATTCGGCACCGAGTGGCAGCTGGTGCTCGCCTTCATCACGCTGACGATCCTGCCGACCGTCATCGTCTTCTTCCTCGCACAGAAACACATCATCGCGGGCCTGACGGCCGGTGCCGTCAAATCGTGA
- a CDS encoding ROK family transcriptional regulator: MKTADPELMRAINRLSVLDSIRRHGPISRVEISERTQLSTTTVSAITASLLDDGLILTRHLGDIRTEGARGRPRVMLELNPDAARVVGAKIAASRMVFVVTDFCGNVLSTLALPIRVDRQPIGVIADLVEDGVRRCVVDAGLSLEDVDMVCLGLPGVIEHRTGKIRSSPILREVNVNFAEEMTARLSSPTIIESDAHAITLAHHWFGHARDLEDMVLISLEQTLGLGVLHQNQLFRGAGGLSHNLGDLVIGLANEGTVRLASQAGENAILGSRPVDGRFAEAIRLGRGMQHAHALIAAEDHDLIAAALRAGAALGLTLANIVTLFAPPRVIITGSSLELGEPFIASIRDSYNAAVPPSLAGVAELVFDVASDELWAQGAAAVALYELYESPWNTTGPAL; this comes from the coding sequence ATGAAGACCGCAGACCCAGAATTGATGCGCGCGATCAACAGGCTAAGCGTGCTGGACAGCATCCGCCGCCACGGGCCAATCTCGCGCGTGGAAATCAGCGAAAGAACGCAGCTTTCCACCACCACCGTTTCGGCGATTACCGCGTCGCTGCTCGATGACGGGCTAATTCTGACCCGTCATCTCGGTGATATCCGCACTGAAGGTGCGCGCGGCAGGCCGCGGGTGATGCTGGAGCTGAACCCGGATGCCGCCCGCGTGGTGGGCGCCAAGATCGCCGCAAGCCGCATGGTTTTCGTTGTCACCGATTTCTGCGGCAATGTGCTTTCCACCCTCGCCCTGCCGATCCGTGTCGACCGCCAGCCGATTGGCGTCATCGCCGATCTGGTGGAAGACGGGGTTCGCCGCTGCGTGGTTGATGCCGGCCTGTCGCTGGAAGATGTCGACATGGTCTGTCTCGGCCTTCCCGGCGTCATCGAACATCGCACCGGGAAAATCCGCAGCAGCCCGATTTTGCGCGAAGTGAACGTCAATTTCGCCGAGGAAATGACGGCGCGTCTTAGCTCGCCGACCATCATCGAAAGCGACGCTCACGCCATTACCCTTGCTCACCACTGGTTCGGCCATGCGCGCGATCTGGAAGACATGGTGCTGATTTCGCTTGAACAGACGCTCGGGCTTGGCGTTTTGCACCAGAACCAGTTGTTTCGCGGTGCCGGCGGCCTCAGCCACAATCTCGGCGACCTCGTCATCGGTCTTGCCAATGAAGGCACAGTGCGGCTGGCGAGTCAGGCGGGTGAAAACGCTATTTTAGGCTCGCGCCCGGTGGACGGGCGCTTTGCCGAAGCGATCCGGCTTGGTCGCGGCATGCAGCACGCCCATGCGCTAATTGCGGCTGAAGATCACGATCTCATTGCCGCAGCCCTGCGCGCCGGCGCGGCACTGGGCCTGACGCTTGCCAATATCGTCACGTTGTTTGCACCGCCACGGGTCATCATCACCGGCTCCAGCCTCGAACTTGGCGAGCCCTTCATCGCCAGCATCCGCGACAGCTACAACGCCGCTGTGCCGCCTTCGCTGGCCGGCGTCGCGGAGCTGGTTTTCGACGTTGCGAGCGATGAGTTGTGGGCGCAGGGGGCTGCAGCCGTAGCACTCTACGAACTTTACGAATCACCATGGAACACGACGGGGCCGGCGCTTTAG
- a CDS encoding sugar phosphate isomerase/epimerase, which produces MRTIKGPGIFLGQFAGDVAPFNSWDSITKWAAEKGYAGVQVPTWAGQLIDLRKAAESKDYCDEFAGVARQNGVEVTELSTHLQGQLVAVHPAYDEAFDGFAAPEVRGNPKARQQWAVEQVKLALKASKNLGIKAHATFSGALAWPFIYPWPQRPAGLVETAFDELAKRWTPILDYADEQGVDVCYEIHPGEDLHDGVTFEMFLERVKNHKRANMLYDPSHYILQCLDYLDNIDIYKDRIKMFHVKDAEFNPTGRQGVYGGYQGWVERAGRFRSLGDGQVDFGAVFSKMAANDFDGWAVVEWECALKHPEDGAREGAEFVKAHIIRVTEKAFDDFASGGTDDAANRRMLGL; this is translated from the coding sequence ATGAGAACGATCAAGGGACCGGGTATTTTTCTCGGCCAGTTTGCCGGTGATGTCGCCCCTTTCAACAGCTGGGACAGCATTACCAAATGGGCGGCGGAAAAGGGCTATGCCGGTGTGCAGGTGCCGACATGGGCAGGGCAGCTGATCGATCTCAGAAAAGCGGCGGAATCGAAGGATTATTGCGACGAATTTGCCGGGGTGGCGCGCCAGAACGGTGTCGAGGTGACCGAGCTTTCCACCCATTTGCAGGGCCAGCTGGTTGCCGTTCACCCGGCCTATGACGAGGCTTTCGACGGTTTTGCAGCACCTGAAGTGCGCGGCAATCCGAAGGCCCGCCAGCAATGGGCGGTGGAGCAGGTGAAGCTGGCGCTGAAAGCGTCGAAAAATCTCGGCATCAAGGCGCATGCGACATTTTCGGGCGCGCTCGCCTGGCCGTTCATTTACCCCTGGCCGCAACGCCCGGCCGGTCTGGTGGAAACCGCCTTCGATGAGCTGGCGAAGCGCTGGACGCCGATCCTCGATTATGCCGATGAGCAGGGTGTGGATGTCTGCTACGAAATCCATCCGGGCGAAGACCTGCATGATGGCGTGACGTTTGAGATGTTCCTGGAGCGGGTGAAGAACCACAAGCGCGCCAACATGCTCTACGATCCCTCGCATTACATTCTGCAATGCCTCGATTATCTCGACAATATCGACATCTACAAGGACCGCATCAAGATGTTCCACGTCAAGGATGCGGAGTTCAATCCGACCGGGCGGCAGGGCGTTTATGGCGGTTATCAGGGCTGGGTGGAGCGGGCTGGCCGCTTCCGCTCGCTGGGTGACGGGCAGGTTGATTTCGGTGCCGTCTTCTCGAAAATGGCCGCCAATGATTTCGATGGCTGGGCCGTGGTCGAGTGGGAATGCGCGCTGAAACATCCTGAAGACGGTGCCCGTGAAGGCGCGGAATTCGTCAAGGCGCATATCATCCGCGTTACGGAAAAAGCCTTTGACGATTTCGCATCCGGTGGCACCGACGATGCGGCCAACCGCCGTATGCTCGGGCTTTAA
- the ugpC gene encoding sn-glycerol-3-phosphate ABC transporter ATP-binding protein UgpC, with the protein MASVELRDIRKSYAALDVIHGISLDITDGEFIALVGPSGCGKSTLLRMIAGLEEITDGDILIGGTVVNGMTPRERNIAMVFQSYALYPHMTVAENMGFNLKLAGQPKNVIEERVAEAARMLDLGKLLDRKPSQLSGGQRQRVAMGRAVVRNPAVFLFDEPLSNLDAKLRVQMRSEIKTLHQKVGTTSIYVTHDQIEAMTLADRVVVLNHGRIEQQGTPLELYKTPANLFVAAFIGSPAMNLIEGVVDGEGDQPAARLKDGTAIRIAATRKVKRGQPVTIGLRPEHIGSTIGGDISLSGRTVLVEPTGAQTHVVFELAGDQVTAVVDGEQPVKVNTSFAATVHHERVHVFDRASGLAL; encoded by the coding sequence ATGGCTTCCGTCGAACTTAGGGATATCCGCAAGTCCTATGCCGCGCTCGATGTCATTCACGGCATCTCGCTTGATATAACGGATGGCGAATTCATCGCGTTGGTCGGCCCTTCCGGCTGCGGCAAGTCCACGCTTTTGCGCATGATCGCCGGGCTGGAGGAAATCACCGATGGGGATATCCTCATCGGCGGCACCGTCGTTAACGGTATGACCCCGCGCGAGCGCAACATCGCCATGGTGTTCCAGTCCTATGCGCTTTATCCGCATATGACGGTGGCTGAAAATATGGGCTTCAACCTGAAGCTTGCCGGCCAGCCGAAAAACGTCATCGAGGAGCGGGTGGCGGAGGCCGCTCGCATGCTCGATCTTGGCAAGCTTCTGGATCGCAAGCCCTCACAGCTTTCTGGTGGCCAGCGGCAGCGCGTCGCCATGGGCCGCGCCGTGGTGCGCAATCCCGCCGTTTTCCTGTTCGATGAGCCGCTGTCCAATCTCGATGCCAAGCTTCGCGTGCAGATGCGCAGCGAAATCAAGACTTTGCACCAGAAAGTTGGCACGACTTCCATCTACGTCACCCATGACCAGATCGAGGCGATGACGCTGGCGGACAGGGTCGTGGTGCTCAATCACGGCCGCATCGAGCAGCAGGGTACGCCGCTCGAACTTTACAAGACACCGGCCAATCTCTTCGTCGCCGCCTTCATCGGCTCGCCGGCCATGAACCTCATCGAAGGCGTTGTCGATGGCGAGGGTGACCAGCCTGCCGCCCGGCTGAAGGACGGAACAGCGATCCGTATTGCCGCGACACGTAAGGTCAAGCGCGGCCAGCCGGTGACGATCGGGCTTCGCCCCGAACATATCGGTTCGACCATCGGCGGCGATATATCGCTGTCTGGCCGCACCGTGCTGGTGGAGCCGACGGGAGCGCAGACCCATGTTGTCTTCGAACTGGCGGGCGATCAGGTGACGGCGGTGGTGGATGGCGAGCAGCCGGTCAAGGTCAACACCTCCTTTGCCGCTACCGTGCATCATGAGCGCGTGCATGTGTTCGACAGGGCGAGCGGGCTGGCGCTTTAG
- a CDS encoding sugar ABC transporter permease, whose protein sequence is MTDISMTSASIPTRGAAKAKRKQSSVAHDRALTLLVFLPPALLLFTLFVILPMGEAAWYSLYRWNGYGTPTDFVGLRNFQVLFGNAAFSQALLNNGLIILISILIQIPLAIWLATMLAHRIPGVVAFRLVFFLPYVLADVAAGLIWRFVYDGDYGLFAAISNFFGFANPYVLADKDVAIYAVLGVIVWKYFGFHMMLFIAGLQSVDKNVLEAAEIDGASGWQKFRYVTLPMLGSTVRLSVFFAVIGSLQLFDMIMPLTGGGPSNSTQTMVTFLYTYGVMRMQVGLGSAVGVVLFVICVTLAFGYKRIFMRHD, encoded by the coding sequence ATGACGGATATTTCCATGACTTCTGCGTCCATACCGACGCGCGGCGCGGCAAAGGCAAAACGCAAGCAAAGTTCGGTTGCGCATGATCGGGCGCTGACGCTTCTGGTGTTTCTGCCGCCGGCACTGTTGCTCTTTACCCTGTTCGTCATCCTGCCCATGGGCGAGGCGGCGTGGTACAGCCTATATCGTTGGAACGGCTATGGCACGCCGACGGATTTCGTGGGCTTAAGGAATTTTCAGGTCCTGTTCGGCAATGCCGCATTCTCGCAGGCCCTGCTCAATAACGGCCTCATCATCCTGATTTCCATTCTGATCCAGATCCCACTGGCCATCTGGCTCGCCACGATGCTGGCGCACCGCATTCCGGGCGTCGTCGCCTTCCGGCTGGTGTTCTTTCTGCCCTATGTGCTGGCGGATGTGGCCGCGGGTCTGATCTGGCGTTTCGTTTATGACGGCGATTATGGCCTCTTCGCCGCCATTTCCAATTTCTTCGGCTTTGCCAACCCTTACGTGCTGGCCGACAAGGATGTGGCGATCTATGCCGTGCTCGGCGTCATCGTCTGGAAATATTTCGGTTTCCACATGATGCTGTTCATCGCCGGCCTTCAGTCCGTCGACAAGAACGTGCTGGAAGCCGCCGAAATCGATGGCGCTTCCGGCTGGCAGAAGTTCCGTTATGTCACCCTGCCGATGCTCGGCTCCACCGTTCGCCTGTCCGTCTTCTTTGCGGTTATCGGCTCATTGCAGCTGTTCGACATGATCATGCCGCTCACCGGCGGTGGCCCGTCCAACTCCACGCAGACCATGGTTACGTTCCTCTACACTTACGGCGTCATGCGCATGCAGGTGGGGCTTGGCAGTGCGGTCGGCGTCGTTCTTTTCGTCATCTGCGTGACGCTCGCCTTCGGTTACAAAAGGATTTTCATGCGCCATGACTGA
- a CDS encoding Gfo/Idh/MocA family oxidoreductase: protein MNRVGIGIIGCGNISSAYLKAMASFPILDIRGLADMNEAAAKARADEFGLQATSIDALLADPSVEIIVNLTIPKAHVEVGLRALDAGKHAYSEKPLGINFAEGKRLADAAKAKGLRIGSAPDTFLGGGHQTARRLIDEGVLGQPVGGTATFMCPGHERWHPNPAFYYEVGGGPMLDMGPYYITDLVNLFGPVAKVAGFAIAPRNERLITSEPKNGEKIPVHVATHVSGVLAFQNGAVVQVGMSFDVAGHKHVPLELYGTEGTLIVPDPNHFGGEVQLLKKGGQFEPQALSSPYADGNYRSIGVADMAHAIRENRPHRANGDLALHVLEVMEAFQTASDSGTTVSITTKAERPAPLETSLVDGQLGK from the coding sequence ATGAACAGGGTCGGTATCGGCATCATCGGCTGCGGCAACATCTCCAGCGCCTATCTCAAGGCCATGGCGTCGTTTCCCATTCTCGACATTCGCGGTCTTGCGGATATGAACGAGGCGGCAGCGAAAGCCCGCGCCGATGAATTCGGCCTTCAGGCAACCAGCATCGACGCGCTTCTCGCCGATCCTTCCGTGGAGATCATCGTCAACCTGACGATTCCCAAGGCGCATGTGGAGGTGGGGCTGCGCGCGCTGGACGCCGGCAAGCACGCCTATTCCGAAAAGCCGCTCGGCATCAATTTCGCCGAGGGCAAACGCCTTGCGGATGCGGCCAAGGCCAAGGGCCTGCGCATCGGCTCGGCCCCGGATACATTCCTTGGCGGCGGGCACCAGACCGCACGCCGGCTGATCGATGAAGGCGTGCTCGGCCAGCCAGTCGGCGGAACGGCCACCTTCATGTGCCCCGGCCATGAGCGTTGGCACCCCAACCCGGCCTTTTATTACGAGGTTGGCGGCGGCCCGATGCTGGATATGGGACCCTATTACATCACCGATCTCGTCAACCTGTTTGGGCCGGTCGCCAAAGTGGCCGGCTTTGCCATCGCGCCGCGCAATGAACGCCTCATCACCAGCGAGCCGAAAAACGGTGAAAAAATCCCGGTCCATGTCGCCACCCATGTTTCCGGCGTGCTGGCCTTCCAGAATGGCGCCGTGGTGCAGGTGGGCATGAGCTTCGATGTGGCGGGCCACAAACACGTGCCGCTGGAACTCTACGGCACGGAAGGCACGTTGATCGTGCCCGATCCCAACCATTTCGGCGGCGAAGTGCAATTACTGAAAAAGGGCGGCCAGTTCGAGCCGCAGGCGCTGTCGTCACCCTATGCCGACGGCAATTACCGTTCCATCGGCGTCGCCGACATGGCCCATGCGATCCGCGAGAACCGCCCGCACCGCGCCAATGGCGATCTTGCCTTGCACGTACTGGAGGTCATGGAAGCCTTCCAGACGGCATCCGACAGCGGCACGACCGTTTCCATCACCACCAAGGCAGAGCGCCCTGCTCCGCTTGAAACATCGCTGGTCGACGGCCAGCTCGGCAAATAA